From Elusimicrobiaceae bacterium:
GTTGTACAATGGTTTCGATGGACGGTAGGTCGCGTTTTTTTCAGGAGGCTGTATGGAATTTAAAATTAGCGCCCGGTATGTTGGCGATGACCATGTGGAGCTGACTCACGCCATAAGCGGCAGTAAAATGCTTACCGATCTGCCGCCGGATAACGGAGGCCGGGGCCGCACTTTTTCTCCGACCGACCTGCTGACTGCGGCGGTCGCGTCCTGTTCGTTAAGCATAATGGCGAAATTCGCCGCGCGAGAGGGAATAAAATTTGAGGGCGCCGCTATCGAGATTGAAAAGCACATGCAGGAAAATCCGCGACGCGTTTCCGCGCTGACGGGCGTGGTGAAACTGCCCGCCGGACTGACTCAGCCTCAGCGCGAAAAGCTTATGGCCTGCATGAAAGCCTGTCCGGTAACGCGCAGTCTGCACCCGGAGGTAAAGCTGGATTTCCGGGCCGGATAGCCGGAATGCTTTTTTCGTTCACTTATACCATCAAAAGTATAACTCATAGATGTTTATCGTCGAGGAAAAGACCGAAAAAACCAACAAAATGTTAATTGTCTCAAATAAATGAACAAACGCCCGGCTGAAAATCAGCCGGGCGTTTTGCCGGAAAAAATAAACGTCAGCCTTTTAAAAAGCCTGCCACCACCAGCGCGGCAATCAGAACGCCCACAAGGCTTTCTCCGGCGATCAGGCCGGAGCTGACGGGCACTACGGTCTGCTCGGCCACCGCCGGTTTTTTCTTTTCAAGCACAAGAGTGATTAACGCGCCTGCGAACATGGATATGGTGTTGTTCGCGGGCGTGGTGAACGCAAGCCCCAGCCCCGTGGCGGACGGGATATACTTGCGGTGCTGCGGATACCATTTTTCAAGCAGCACCAACAGTATGCCCAGCACCCCGCCTATTATAAGCGCGGCCTGCGCGGTCGGGTGCAGTGTGTTAAACCCTTTGGCCAGCAGTTCCGCGACGCCTTTCCAGGTCTGCGCGCCGGGCGCGGGCCATTTGTCGGTGCCCAGCACATCGGCCGTCGGAATCAGCAGATTATATGCCGGCACTACAAACAGCGAACCCGCTATAACGCCGAAAAACTGGCCCCAGAACTGCTGCTTGGGGTCGCCTTTGACCAGATAGCCGCTTTTGAGATCGGTCAGCAGGTCTGCCGCATGCAGGCCTATTCCTCCGGTTACGTTGGCGGTCATGAGGTTGGTGGTCGCGTTGCCGGGGTCAAGCGCGCCGAACGTGATCTGGGTTATTTTGCCGAGCGCGCCGGTCGGCGTGGTGTCGGTTTCGCCGGTCGCGCGGCACGCGACGATGGCGATAAAAAAGCTCATAACCACCGATATTATGCCCATCCATGCTTTGATGCCGAAAATCCACCATTCGAGGAAAACGATAATCGGAGTAAGCACCCCTATGCCGATGAAGAACCACAGCATGGGCACCTCGGCGTTTTCCGCCTGCTTTCCGCCAAATGATGTGGTGACGCTTTTTATCGCGCGCAGAACCGTCCGCCACTGGAATGAAAAGGCCAGCAGCCCGCTTGTCAGGATCATGGCCGAGCCGAACCATACGCTCCAGGCCACTATGTGTTTGTAACCGAGCGCTGGATTGATAATGCCTTTCGAATAAAGCCACGGCGCGAGCAGGCCGTAATTGATCAGTGCGCCCAGCAGCATGCTCCACGCCGCGCGGAAGCCCATAATCGCGCCCGCGCCGATCATTATCATGCTGCCTTCAAAGGAAAGGGTGTAATCCATCAGCGGCCGGCCTTTGAGTGTGAGCGGCAGGATAGGAAACTTGCCGGGTATGTTAAAGGGGATCCAGTGGGCCTTCGCGTCCCGGAAGAACGCGACTACCGCGCCGATCGCCGCGCCCCAGGTGAGGTATTTCGCTTTTTCCGCGCCGCCGCAGTCGCCATGCAGGGCTTTAAGCGTTTCGGCGGTGGCGATGCCGGTCGGAAAACGCAGCTGTTCGATATTGATCATCTGGGTTTTCATCGGGATCGCCATCACAAGTCCCATCATGGCGATGGCCGCGATCCAGAAAAACATCTGCCAGGGATCCATCGCTTCACCGGTTATCATCATCAGGGCCGGAATGGCCGCCACCGTGCCGCCGCCCGTCATATAGCCGGCCGCGCTCGCCGCGGACTTTGAAATGTTGTTTTCCAGCATGCCCAGCGGTTTTTTCGTTATTTTCAGCTTATGCATAAGCGCGAACAGCGCAAATGCCAGTATCGCAGCCGTAATCGAAACGCCGATGCTCCAGCCGGTCTTTAGCGAGACATACAGGTTGGACAGGCTCATAAATCCGCCCAACAGCATGCCGGTGATTATGCCGCGTACTGTCAGCTGCGGTTCTTTTGAACCGTGACATTCCGCATTCAGGTGTGAGTTCATCGTATCATTCATGATGATATGATAATATCAAAAACGCCGCCTTGTCCGACAGGGCCGGTGTGCCTATATTGACGGCGGCAATTACCGCCGGGCCGAAAAATTTAGCACAATATATCCCATGGCTGTTTCCAGAAGACTGTGGATTCTCGCTTCCTGCAACGCTTTGCTTGCCGCTGGCTATGCGTTTTCGATGCCGTTTTTCGCCATTTATCTGGCCTCGGCTTATGATCTGCCGTTAAGCGGGATAGGGGCGTTTCTGTCGTTTTCCATGCTCTCCACGGCGGTTTCGCTGGCGTGCGGCGGTGAAATTTCAGACCAGATCGGGCGCAAAAAGATGATGCTGCTGGCTGTTTTCTCGCGCGCTTTTTCCGTGCTTGGCATAAGCGCGGCGATTTACTTCCATGTGCATTACCTGTGGATTTTCGCGCTGCATCTGCTGATGGGCTTGACCGGCAATCTTTTCACGCCCGCCGCCGACGCCTGGATAGCCGACAATGTGGAGCCGCGCCGGCGTGTCGCGGCGTTCGGGAGAATGCGCATAGGCATTAATCTCGGCTGGGCGCTGGGCCCGATGGCGGGGGGATTTCTGACCGCCCAG
This genomic window contains:
- a CDS encoding OsmC family protein, translated to MEFKISARYVGDDHVELTHAISGSKMLTDLPPDNGGRGRTFSPTDLLTAAVASCSLSIMAKFAAREGIKFEGAAIEIEKHMQENPRRVSALTGVVKLPAGLTQPQREKLMACMKACPVTRSLHPEVKLDFRAG
- a CDS encoding OPT/YSL family transporter, with protein sequence MNSHLNAECHGSKEPQLTVRGIITGMLLGGFMSLSNLYVSLKTGWSIGVSITAAILAFALFALMHKLKITKKPLGMLENNISKSAASAAGYMTGGGTVAAIPALMMITGEAMDPWQMFFWIAAIAMMGLVMAIPMKTQMINIEQLRFPTGIATAETLKALHGDCGGAEKAKYLTWGAAIGAVVAFFRDAKAHWIPFNIPGKFPILPLTLKGRPLMDYTLSFEGSMIMIGAGAIMGFRAAWSMLLGALINYGLLAPWLYSKGIINPALGYKHIVAWSVWFGSAMILTSGLLAFSFQWRTVLRAIKSVTTSFGGKQAENAEVPMLWFFIGIGVLTPIIVFLEWWIFGIKAWMGIISVVMSFFIAIVACRATGETDTTPTGALGKITQITFGALDPGNATTNLMTANVTGGIGLHAADLLTDLKSGYLVKGDPKQQFWGQFFGVIAGSLFVVPAYNLLIPTADVLGTDKWPAPGAQTWKGVAELLAKGFNTLHPTAQAALIIGGVLGILLVLLEKWYPQHRKYIPSATGLGLAFTTPANNTISMFAGALITLVLEKKKPAVAEQTVVPVSSGLIAGESLVGVLIAALVVAGFLKG